The genomic region ATCATATTTTGACAACTTTTCTTGTCATTTAAATTCTAACAGATGACAACTATAGTTGTCAAGTTTCTATTTAATTCACTAGGCCAAATCCCCGAACCCTAATAAAAGCTTACAGTTCTCCATTTAATTATTATGGCATGCGAAACCGCAGGAATAAACTTACAAGGTCCTATCCTGTGCATACGGACTCATGGTTGGTAATTCTTAAGTAAAAAAGTTGACCGTTTGCTCACAAAAAATCCACTGTCTGAGACGAATGTCGAGTTTGGATTTTTTGTGAGCTCGTTTTTAGAGACTTTTTTGCTTTAGAATTTCCCCATGTTGGAGTCAGCACAGGATAGGACCTTGTAAGTTTATTCCGATCGGTGACAGCCGCCATAATGCATTAAATAGAAAACATTCCTCCAAACTGTGAAAATCCCAATATACAAGCCGCACATACCAGCATAAATACAATGATTACTTTTACGCCTATAGATATCTTCGCATAACTTTCACAGATCGGGATCTGTTTATACTCCCACTCCGTCTGCATTTTTCTTCTCTTCCATTTCTGAACCAGTGTGATGCAGTCACATATGAAGAATGCGATAATAAATCCAAAGCTGAATACCATGGCTGCTATATAATATCCCGCATCGGCACCTTCGATATCTATCTGCCGTTTGCACAATACTACAGCCGTTACAATCAATAAGAAATTTAGTAATGTATCCACAATAATCATCTTATCTACGATACTTTTCCTGCCGATTTCCTTCATACGCTCCGCTCCTTCCTGTAACAACCGCTTTTCATCCAGATCTTCTTCTTTTTTCTGTTTCACCGCTTCCAGTTCCGTCTCTAATTCTTTCATATATTTCCTGCATTCACTACATTCTGCTAAATGCTCTTCCACCAGTTTTCTGCTATCTTCGCTGCATACCTTATCCAGATATAACGGTATCAGATCTCTGATAATCTCACATTTCATCATTGCCTGCGCCTCCCATCTTTTCTACAATCATTTTCTTGGCTCTGTAATAGGTCACTCTCGCCCAGCTTTCACTTTTTGAAAATAACTGTCCGATATCTCTGTATGATACCTCTCCCATCACCCGCAGCATGAATACTTCTTTGTACGGTTCCTGTAAGTCATGTAGAATCTTTCGGATGATCTGTCCATTTTCCTGATTGATTATGCCATTTAATAAATCCTCCCCTTGATCTGCATGATTTTCATCTAATTTATTTGCATATCTTTTCTGCTTTTTTGTCCACGCATAATATTCATGCTTCGCAATCTGACATAACCACACCGATAATTTACATTCACCTCTGAAATTTTCCAATTTTTCAAATGCAATGGCAAATGTCTGCTGGGGTAAGTTCTTCTGCTATTTCTCTGTCTCCGGATAATCTCAGCAGAAAACAATATACCTCTTTTAAATATTTCTGATATACTTCCTCAAAAGATTCCATGAACTCACCTCTCTTCTCTCATTTATATCTTCTTTTACTATTAAGAGTCATTTTTCCTCAATTCGTTACAAACTTTTTTATTTTTATAAACCAAAGGTACTTCCATAGATCCCCTTGACATTTTCTCCTATATCTATTATAGTACTTATCGCAATTGTTTACAAAGTAAACTATTATAAAGGAGCAACTATGAAAGACAAAAACTGGACCGATATCGTATCAAAACAAGGCGACCTCCGGCATTTCGCAAGTATGGCGATCCGGAAATCCGGAAAATCAGAGCACACTTCTGCTCAGGAGATTGATTTTCTGTTCCGGATCGCGCTTTCGGAAGAACCACTGACCCCAAGACAGATTACCAACGCTATGGGCATCAGTAAGACTATCGTAAGCCGCCTGACCGACCATCTGGAATCCAAAGGGTTTATCTGTAAAGAGGCCTCTGCGTCCGACCGCCGCAGTTACTGCATCCGCATTACCGGTGCCGGAAAAGATGAGATTGACCGTATGTACTATTACTATCTGGATCCACTCTATACATTACAGAAAAATATGAAGAAAGAGAAATTCGAGACTTTATTCCAACTAATCCGTGAAGCGAACGAGATTCTTTCTTCACAAAAAAAATAAAGGAGATTTTATTATGACATTTTACCAGGAACTACAACTAAGCTCGACCGGCTCTAAACAGCTGATTAAAAACACAACCGATAAAAAAGAAAAACGCCGTCACATACTCATTTACAACTTTAAAGTATATCTTGTAATGGTATTCTGTGTCGCCGTTGTATCTTTATATAGTAAATTCATCGGAAATGACAACAGTGTTGTCGGAGTTACCGTGCTTCTGGCCGTGCTGGTTCTCAGGCAGGCCGATTTCGGAATCCGTACCACACACGGACTTGCCTCTATCGCAGGTATCTACGCAATCCTTATGGCGGGTCCCCGTCTTGCCAACATGGTATCCCCGGTTCCGGCATTCTTTGTCAATGTGGTCTGTATCATGCTGCTGATGATCCTCGGATGCCACAATGTGATCATGTACAATCACTCTACTTTTGTCCTTGGCTATCTATTATTATTTGGATATGATGTAAGCGGACATGCCTACATTTTAAGACTGGAAGGACTCCTTGTCGGAATGATCCTCTGCATGATCATTTTCTATAAGAATCAGAAGAACCGTCCTTACCGGCGTAAATTTTCTCATCTGTTCCAGGAATTCAACATTCATTCCGCACGCAGCAGATGGTATATCAAGCTGACATTCATCGTATCATCAGCGATGCTCATCATGTCCCTGCTCGGACTTCCAAGAGCTATGTGGGCAGGTATCGCATGTATGTCCGTGTGTCTTCCGTTTACAAATGACTGTGTCGCACGTTCCGGAAAGCGTTGGATGTTCAACATCGTAGGAGGTCTGTTATTCATTGTTCTGTATACGGTTCTTCCGAAGTCTATGTATGCCTATATCGGAATCATTGGCGGAATTGGTGTCGGATATTCGGCAGGATATTCCTGGCAGACAGTGTTCAATACATTTGGAGCGCTTTCCATTGCGTCCGGTCTGTTTGGAATGCCATACGCAGTAGCACTCCGAATTGGTGCCAACCTGTTTGGTTCTGTTTATACGGTCCTGTGCAACAAATTATTCGATAAAGCACACGCTTATTTTCATAGCACCGATTTAAAAACAACGCTCTCTTAAAAAGGGGATGTAGCTTACGCTACATCCCTAATTTTTCTACTACTTCCTGTGCTGCAGCTGTTCCGGCAACACCACCGACACCGGTTTCTCTCAATGATACGTCCATCTTGTCCCCGACTTCTTTCATCGCATCTATCACCTGGTCAACAGGTACCTTACTTGTAATCCCTGCCAGTGCCATGTCCGCTGCCGCCAGCGCATTCACTGCACCGCCTACATTACGTTTCACACACGGTACCTCTACCAGACCTCCTACCGGATCACATACAAGTCCCATCAGGTTCTTCAATGCCATCGCACAGGCATGTCCGATCTGATCCGTATCTCCGCCTTTGATATAACAGATTGCCCCGGCTGCCATTCCCGAACCGGAACCAATCTCTGCCTGACATCCTCCCGATGCTCCCGCAAGATATGCCCGGTTGGCAATGATCTGACCAAGTCCGGCTGCCACATACATGGCTTCTATCATCTTTTCTTCCGGAACATTATATTCTTTATAATAAGTAACAAGTACTGCCGGAAGTACACCGCAGGCTCCTGCTGTGGGTGCCGCAACAATTCGTTTCATACAGGCATTATTACACCCCATCTTCAGTGCATTAGACATCACCTTTGAGACAAAATCCCCACACAACGGTTCTTCATTCTCACGGTAATTGTCCATAAGCCCGCCTTCTGTTCCGACCAGACCACTTCTTGATACCTTGTCTGGTTCATAAGCATCCAGCGCATCCAGCATGGACTGCCACATATACTTCATCTTTTCCCAGGAATCTTCTATCTTCACATCCCTCTCCTGTGCATCCTCTAACTGGATTGCTTTCCAGAATGGAATGTTCTCTTTTTCCCCTCTCAGTTTCGCCTCTTCCATTGACTGATATGACATATGTTCTTTTCCTCCATTATCTATACCGATCCATTCGGATCAAGAAATTTCACACGGATAATTCCCGGCTTGCTCTCCAGTTCATCGATCGCACTCTGCGGGATCACCTGGTCTGTCTCTACCACCATAACGGCCGTTCCGCCACGTTTGTCACGGAACACTTGCATGGTCGCCACATTGATCTCGGCTTTACTGAGCGCAGCAGCAACCTCCATGATTCGTCCCGGTTCGTCCACATTACGGATAATAAGCGTACAGCTCTCTCCGCTGAAATTCACATCAATCCCGTCTAATTTACAGACGCAGATACGTCCGCCTCCGATGGAATGTGCCTGGATTTTCATCTGTGGTACGCCCTCTGCTTCCATAATAATCTGGGCAGTATTCGGATGTGCACCCTTGATGTTCTTATTCTTCATTACAAAATCCATCCCCATGTCTTTTGCAACTTCGTAGCTGTCCGGTATCCGCATATCGTCCGGCATCATCCCCAATAATCCGGCGATCAGCGCCCGGTCCGTTCCATGCCCCTTTCCTGTTGCAGCAAAAGAACCATGTAAATAGACTTCTGCCCTCTCCGGCTGATGGCCGAACAACTGTCTTGCAACCATACCTATCCTGACTGCTCCCGCTGTGTGCGAGCTGGATGGACCTACCATCACCGGTCCTAAAATGTCGAATATATTTCCCATATTCTTATTTCCCTTTCTTTTTTACTATAACTATCCCTTTCCCCATATTTTCCAGTGTTGAATAGTTACGTATTTTGACATATTCTATCTATTATTATACGTTCCCGCCCCATCTTTTACAATGGTCTATGATTGTTTTTTCCCGGCTGATATGCTAACATTTTATGATACCGGGGTTAAAATATCCTCCCAGCATATAATAATAAGGAAGTGACAAATATGAACAAAAAAGAAGTATTAGAGATCCGCAAACAGTTTTCTCCTGAAAATTGCGCCATCACACGTATCTGTGGATGCTATGTCGATCACGAAAAAGAGAAAAAAATGGAAATGAAAAAAGCCTTCTTATCTTTACCGGAAGAAGAGGCTTTCAAATATTTTGATATCTTCAAACATACACTTTCCGGAACGATCGGAAAGAACCTCATCAACATGGAATTCCCACTCGACCAGGAATTGAACGGCGGCACACAGGAATTTCTGATGAAATTAAAGAACAGCAAGCTTCAGGACGACCTTCTTCTCGAAGAATTCTATGATAAAGTTGTGGAAAGTTATGAATACGGCGAGAACTACTATATCATCCTGATCCATGCCGTATACGATGTTCCGGGCAAGACGAAAGATGGTCTGGAGATGGAAGATGCATCCGACACTGTATACGAACACATCCTCTGCAGTATCTGCCCGGTCAATCTTACAAAAGCCGGACTTACATACAATGCACAGACAAATAACATCGAAGACCGCATCCGCGACTGGTTCGTAGAGGCTCCGGTCAAAGGATTCTTATTCCCGGCCTTCCAGGATCGTGCAGCCGATGTACATAATGTTCTTTATTATACGAAGAAACCGGAAGAGTTACAGCCATATTTCGTAGAACATGTCCTTGGAAGCACAACACCACTGACTGCAGGCGACCAGAAGACAACCTTCCAGGCAATCGTAAGCGACACCCTCGGCGAAGACAGTAACTACGAAGTGGTCCGCAATATCCACGATAACTTAAACGAAATGATCGAACAGGCCAAGGAAGAACCGGAACCGCTGGAATTATCCAAGACCGATGTCAAGAAGCTCCTGACACGCAGCGGTGTTGCCGAAGAAAAGCTGGAATCATTCGATGATGAATTTGATGAAACAGTCGGTGTACATGGTACACTGCTTGCATCCAACATTGCCAGTGCTAAGACTTTCCAGATTGAGACACCGGACGTGGTAGTCAAAGTTAATCCCGAACGTGCCGATCTGGTAGAGACACGTGAGATTGACGGCCGCCGCTGTCTGGTGATTGCGATTGATGATCATCTTGAGGTAAATGGGATTGAGATTAATTAGAACGGCTAAAAATCGTATTTGAAGAAAAAATTAAAAAAATTTCAATTTTTTACAAAAAACGTTTGCATTTTCCGTCAGACTATGGTAAGATACTTTTTGTCAAGCGGAAATGGCGGAATGGCAGACGCGCTAGATTCAGGTTCTAGTGGGAGCAATCCTGTGAGGGTTCAAGTCCCTTTTTCCGCATGAAAAAAACCTTGAAGATTCATTCTTCAAGGTTTTTTTGTTATTTAATTGATTAACGAAGTTGGCCTCTCGGTCCTTGAAGAACACAGTATATAGCCGGTTTGATGAACTAAATAGCCATTTATTTACTCCGCCGCACCCGCTCCCGCAGCTCCTCAAATATCTCCTTATGCTGCCTTACCTGCATCTTCGGGAACGCTTTCACAAGACGTTCGCCAACCTTTGTACGGTTCTCTGCCATCTCTTCGTATTTTGCTTTTAACTCTTCCATACGGGCCTTCATCTCTTCTACATTGATCTTCGGAGCCAGTTTCTCCATACGGGCTTTTGGTTCTTCCAGGCGTTCCTTTACTCCGTCTCTGAGACCATTCATGATCGCCTTCGGCTCCTCCAGACGTTCCTTCAGCTCTTCTCTTACATTACCAAGCTGCTCTTTCTTCTCTTCCTGGAATTCCATACCTTCCATTACATTTTCATAGATATTCTCTCCGACCTTGTTAGACAGATCTTTCAGCTCGGCTGCAATCTTCTCCATCGTTTCAAGTTTGCGGTTCATCTTCAGAATAGCGGAAGCTGTTACATACAGGTCTGCCAGAAGTCCGACAGCCAGACATGCCATAACTATAATTCCAAGAACAAATGGAATCATTGTCAACACCTTGTAGATCAGCGGATGGATCACTTTTACGATCAGAACACAGAACACGCCCCATATCAATGAGAACAACACGCATACATATCCACCGATATTCAACGGCTGGTCTGAATAATCCCACCATTTATTATGAAAGATCTTCTCCAGCAGGAATCCGGTAATTCCTTCTATTGCCGTCACAAGTATGGTCGAACTGATATACAATAATACCAGATTATTCTCAACCGGTGTCAGAAACTGTACTACAACACCAACTCCGATTCCATATACCGGACAGATCGGTCCGTTTAAGAATCCTCGGTTCACGAATTTTCCCTGTTTCACAGCTGCATATGCAACTTCCGTACACCATCCCAGAAATCCATATACAAAAAATGATAATGCAAAATAATAAAACTCTGTCAAATATACTCTCTCCTTTTTATTATATGATAATAGGATCAAAAGACATTTTATCCCCGTATCATTATATTAATAAACTTCATTATACGTGATTCTTTCTTATTTCTCAATAAACATCTTTTCATATCTGTTAAGCTTTTATTGCATGTAATACAAATCTAAAGTTTTTCTTACAACTTCGTGAATATTCTGTGACCACTCTTGAGAGTTTTTTTCAAACATTATAGAATAAGAGATGGGTATAAATAGGAGGGACTAATAATGAGTTTAAGTAATAAGAAGAAAACACAATCTACTTCCGATATCTTCGACGACGATTTCGAAGTGATCTACGAAGGTGATCTTCCTGATATTTCTATTGATGATGACGATGACTACCGCGATGTACTATCAGGATTATCGGATATTGATCATACAGATTACATCAAAAAAAATGATTACGACAGACTAACAAAGAAATTAAAGAATAAAAATAAGAAGGCTGGTAAGAAAAACAAAAAACAAAGTAAAAAAGATAACTTCTTTGATACCGCCTACTATGATGACGACATCTTTGACGAGCTGGATGATGACCTTTACGATGATGAATATGAAGACGACTACGATAATGAGTATGAAGACGACTGCGACGATCCTCGTAACAACCGACAGAAAGAGAAAAAAAGCCGCAAAAATCGTGGTGTAAAAGTTCCAAATGTTGCAAAACCGGTTGCAAAAACCGCTAAAGCCGGAGGAAAGATCCTATTCAAATTCATCAATCTTCTGTTAAGAATGGGAACACTTCTGCTGATTGCCTGGATCATCTATCTTTTGGGACTGCATTTTCTGGCCAATGCCGGTTCGTTTGGCAATATTGTTTCCCGCTTAACATCAGCGGATCAGGAACTGATCGCATATCTCGCGGTTGGTGCGGTATTATTGCTCTATGAAGTGATCATCTTTTTCTGCGTTCTCGGAGGAAGCAAGAAACAGGGACGCAGAGGAAACAGTATTGATAATGGGCGTGGACTTACATCCTTTATTATCATTGCTGTCGGATCATATCTGTCCGCAATGTTTGCCGTACTCATCCCACAGGCTCCTGCCGCACTTCTGGGTATTCATAATGCTCTGACTGTATACGGCGGATTAAAAGACACACTGCTTCCGATCTGTATCGCCGGAGTTGTAAGCTGTATCATACGTAAATTTATAATCAAATAATATAGAAGCTATACACAAAAATCCTGAAGTTCTAATCAAGAAAAACTTCAGGATTTTTATTTTGCTATACAGTGAACTTGCCACCTACCGGATCTACCACCGGCAGCTCCTTACGGGCGCTTTGGCAACCGGCAACTTCTCTTGCATACTTTGGTATCAAAAAAGACACTGCCTGCAACCGGCAATGTCTCTGCAAATGCGGATAACAGGACTTGAACCTGCACGTCATGGACACTAGATCCTAAGTCTAGCGCGTCTGCCAATTCCGCCATATCCGCGTGTAAACAAAATGCAGATTCTTCATTTTGAAAAACCTGCATTCGTACTGAGCGTGCGGGGATTCGAACCCCGGACAACTTGATTAAAAGTCAAGTGCTCTACCACCTGAGCTACACGCCCATAATAAACTGGGCTAGTTGGATTCGAACCAACGAATGCAGGAGTCAAAGTCCTGTGCCTTACCGCTTGGCGATAGCCCAATAAAAAAGAAAAAGGGTGGGTAATGGGACTCGAACCCATGATATCCAGAACCACAATCTGGCGCGCTAACCAACTGCACCATACCCACCATATTACTTATCGAACTGTCTTTTGTCCAACTAAGTAT from Dorea longicatena harbors:
- a CDS encoding zf-HC2 domain-containing protein, with product MMKCEIIRDLIPLYLDKVCSEDSRKLVEEHLAECSECRKYMKELETELEAVKQKKEEDLDEKRLLQEGAERMKEIGRKSIVDKMIIVDTLLNFLLIVTAVVLCKRQIDIEGADAGYYIAAMVFSFGFIIAFFICDCITLVQKWKRRKMQTEWEYKQIPICESYAKISIGVKVIIVFMLVCAACILGFSQFGGMFSI
- a CDS encoding RNA polymerase sigma factor, giving the protein MENFRGECKLSVWLCQIAKHEYYAWTKKQKRYANKLDENHADQGEDLLNGIINQENGQIIRKILHDLQEPYKEVFMLRVMGEVSYRDIGQLFSKSESWARVTYYRAKKMIVEKMGGAGNDEM
- a CDS encoding MarR family winged helix-turn-helix transcriptional regulator, producing the protein MKDKNWTDIVSKQGDLRHFASMAIRKSGKSEHTSAQEIDFLFRIALSEEPLTPRQITNAMGISKTIVSRLTDHLESKGFICKEASASDRRSYCIRITGAGKDEIDRMYYYYLDPLYTLQKNMKKEKFETLFQLIREANEILSSQKK
- a CDS encoding FUSC family protein; protein product: MTFYQELQLSSTGSKQLIKNTTDKKEKRRHILIYNFKVYLVMVFCVAVVSLYSKFIGNDNSVVGVTVLLAVLVLRQADFGIRTTHGLASIAGIYAILMAGPRLANMVSPVPAFFVNVVCIMLLMILGCHNVIMYNHSTFVLGYLLLFGYDVSGHAYILRLEGLLVGMILCMIIFYKNQKNRPYRRKFSHLFQEFNIHSARSRWYIKLTFIVSSAMLIMSLLGLPRAMWAGIACMSVCLPFTNDCVARSGKRWMFNIVGGLLFIVLYTVLPKSMYAYIGIIGGIGVGYSAGYSWQTVFNTFGALSIASGLFGMPYAVALRIGANLFGSVYTVLCNKLFDKAHAYFHSTDLKTTLS
- the sdaAA gene encoding L-serine ammonia-lyase, iron-sulfur-dependent, subunit alpha; translated protein: MSYQSMEEAKLRGEKENIPFWKAIQLEDAQERDVKIEDSWEKMKYMWQSMLDALDAYEPDKVSRSGLVGTEGGLMDNYRENEEPLCGDFVSKVMSNALKMGCNNACMKRIVAAPTAGACGVLPAVLVTYYKEYNVPEEKMIEAMYVAAGLGQIIANRAYLAGASGGCQAEIGSGSGMAAGAICYIKGGDTDQIGHACAMALKNLMGLVCDPVGGLVEVPCVKRNVGGAVNALAAADMALAGITSKVPVDQVIDAMKEVGDKMDVSLRETGVGGVAGTAAAQEVVEKLGM
- the sdaAB gene encoding L-serine ammonia-lyase, iron-sulfur-dependent subunit beta, producing the protein MGNIFDILGPVMVGPSSSHTAGAVRIGMVARQLFGHQPERAEVYLHGSFAATGKGHGTDRALIAGLLGMMPDDMRIPDSYEVAKDMGMDFVMKNKNIKGAHPNTAQIIMEAEGVPQMKIQAHSIGGGRICVCKLDGIDVNFSGESCTLIIRNVDEPGRIMEVAAALSKAEINVATMQVFRDKRGGTAVMVVETDQVIPQSAIDELESKPGIIRVKFLDPNGSV
- a CDS encoding DUF4317 domain-containing protein, with protein sequence MNKKEVLEIRKQFSPENCAITRICGCYVDHEKEKKMEMKKAFLSLPEEEAFKYFDIFKHTLSGTIGKNLINMEFPLDQELNGGTQEFLMKLKNSKLQDDLLLEEFYDKVVESYEYGENYYIILIHAVYDVPGKTKDGLEMEDASDTVYEHILCSICPVNLTKAGLTYNAQTNNIEDRIRDWFVEAPVKGFLFPAFQDRAADVHNVLYYTKKPEELQPYFVEHVLGSTTPLTAGDQKTTFQAIVSDTLGEDSNYEVVRNIHDNLNEMIEQAKEEPEPLELSKTDVKKLLTRSGVAEEKLESFDDEFDETVGVHGTLLASNIASAKTFQIETPDVVVKVNPERADLVETREIDGRRCLVIAIDDHLEVNGIEIN
- a CDS encoding putative ABC transporter permease, which translates into the protein MTEFYYFALSFFVYGFLGWCTEVAYAAVKQGKFVNRGFLNGPICPVYGIGVGVVVQFLTPVENNLVLLYISSTILVTAIEGITGFLLEKIFHNKWWDYSDQPLNIGGYVCVLFSLIWGVFCVLIVKVIHPLIYKVLTMIPFVLGIIVMACLAVGLLADLYVTASAILKMNRKLETMEKIAAELKDLSNKVGENIYENVMEGMEFQEEKKEQLGNVREELKERLEEPKAIMNGLRDGVKERLEEPKARMEKLAPKINVEEMKARMEELKAKYEEMAENRTKVGERLVKAFPKMQVRQHKEIFEELRERVRRSK